The following nucleotide sequence is from Gemmatimonadota bacterium.
GAAGCAGGCCAGGAATGGCGATGCTGGCTGTGAGAGCCGGCTCCAGCGGTCCCCGGTCCAGGACGACAGCCTCACCCGTGGCCAGATCGGTGGCCACCACGGCAAGCGGGAGCGGCAAGCCCTCGAAACGCCCGCTCCCCAGATCCCGCAGGAGACGCCGAAGCCGCCGTCCCAGCGTGAAGACGGAGGCCTCCCGCAGCCCGCGGAGCAGAATGCGCCGGTTGAACCGGAAAACGTCCCGGAAGCGAAGGCTCCGCCAGATGGCGGCTAACTCATCCGGGTGCCCGCCTGCCGCCAGGAAGGCGCCATTCAGCGCGCCCACGGAGCTGCCCACGATCCCGTCGAAACGGATCCCATGCTCCCACAGGGCCTGGACAAACCCCGCCTCGATCGCGCCACGGCTGCCACCGCCGCAGAGCACCAGGTAGCGCACCGGCATCACCGCTCCCTGCCCCAGCGTGTCCGAACTTCCCAGCCGCCCTCCTTCACCTCGGCGACTTCGTGGGGAGCGAGGCGCCCACCCGGCACGCTCGCACCGCCAGCAGGTTAAAAACGCCCGCCGCGAAGACGGTGGCGAATCCTAGAAACGCCAGCGGGACCCAAACGAAAAGCCCGCCCAGGGTAACAGCGCTCGCCACCACCGCCAGCGCAAGCGGCGCGGCGCGGCCGTGACAGCGGCGGCCCTGCCACACCCCCCAGAGCGTCACGGCCAGCGCCACCCCCAGCAACGGGATCAGCACCGCGTCCAGCAGCAGGAAGCCCAGACCAATACCGGTCACCACCGCCAGCACGGGCACCACGCCCGCACAACACAGGAGCGCCAGGAACGAGCCGG
It contains:
- a CDS encoding patatin-like phospholipase family protein, with protein sequence MPVRYLVLCGGGSRGAIEAGFVQALWEHGIRFDGIVGSSVGALNGAFLAAGGHPDELAAIWRSLRFRDVFRFNRRILLRGLREASVFTLGRRLRRLLRDLGSGRFEGLPLPLAVVATDLATGEAVVLDRGPLEPALTASIAIPGLLPPVHLNGRYLVDGSLSADLPLGQAIERGATEIYAMRCACCASSGYDFGSIMGIIAQTFGMAVDRTRESCASPPDHVRTYIWSVDADLHAHSLNFSATSELVAAAYRETGSRLAALGFQTPGS